A region of Nerophis lumbriciformis linkage group LG26, RoL_Nlum_v2.1, whole genome shotgun sequence DNA encodes the following proteins:
- the LOC133623561 gene encoding uncharacterized protein produces the protein MIIETKYIILTTSGREKMNGENWDSDEEVQVPWTLNKAGGRKQSQTKYVARILRFGEDTRELMPYLKAAQDGKDVPLTGDLKYGRGKRNKQPKSWSSDSESKDESDEETLSDRQQKKKRKVSRTAVGYDARAQLKAQLAALGRTSPKDTCTEMESLKKEVLQLREENKSLRDALRVVEGLPGLLMKMDDLSRQATILSARRPAVALPERSWPTAA, from the exons ATGATCATCGAGACGAAATATATTATATTAACCACGAGCGGTCGAGAGAAGATGAATGGAGAAAATTGGGACAGTGATGAAGAAGTCCAAGTTCCATGGACACTCAACAAAGCAGGAGGAAGGAAGCAGTCACAAACCAAATACGTGGCAAGAATTCTGAGATTTGGTG aagacacacgtgaactgatgccatatttgaaagccgctcaggatggcaaggatgtaccccttactggtgatttgaaatatggcagaggcaagagaaacaaacagccaaagtcttggtcatcagacagtgagagcaaggatgaaagtgacgaggagactctatctgacagacagcag aagaaaaagaggaaagtaagccgtacagctgtgggatatgatgctcgggcacaattgaaggcccaacttgctgct ctgggaagaacttcaccgaaagatacatgtacagaaatggaatccctgaagaaggaagtcctccagttgagagaggaaaacaaatcccttcgagatgcattgagggttgttgaag gacttcctggcctgctaatgaagatggacgacttatcacgtcaggcaacaatactatcagctcgacgtcctgctgtcgctctgccagagaggagctggccaacagcagcttga